In a genomic window of Echeneis naucrates chromosome 4, fEcheNa1.1, whole genome shotgun sequence:
- the ak4 gene encoding adenylate kinase 4, mitochondrial isoform X1 has protein sequence MRRKVGRCGDSLSHSQRKVSVLKDVAVEDMAKLFRAAIMGPPGSGKGTISQRIAESFGLKYLSSGHYLRDSIAANTEAGMIVRPYVDRGMLVPDHVMTRLMLPRLEQLNGHSWLLDGFPRTVAQAQALNSLYHIDMVISLNIPYATLSERLSDRWIHPASGRVYNMGFNPPQVQGKDDITGEPLIQHDDDKPEALMARLRHYKDVAKPVIDLYKSQGVLHSFSGTDTDKIWPYINSLLSTKMQMQPSEAHQTQTP, from the exons ATGCGCAGGAAAGTAGGGCGTTGTGGAGACTCCCTCAGTCATTCGCAGAGGAAAGTCTCCGTTCTTAAAGACGTAGCCG tgGAAGACATGGCTAAATTATTCCGAGCCGCTATCATGGGTCCTCCAGGATCAGGGAAAGGAACCATATCCCAGAGGATTGCGGAAAGCTTTGGTTTAAAATATCTGTCCAGTGGCCACTACCTACGAGACAGCATAGCAGCTAATACAG AGGCAGGTATGATTGTGAGGCCCTATGTAGATAGAGGCATGCTGGTGCCTGACCATGTGATGACCAGATTGATGCTGcctagactggaacagctgaacGGCCACAGCTGGTTGCTGGACG GCTTTCCTAGGACAGTCGCACAGGCTCAGGCCTTGAACAGTCTGTATCACATCGACATGGTTATCAGTCTCAACATACCGTATGCGACTCTGAGTGAGCGACTGAGTGACCGGTGGATCCATCCAGCCAGTGGCAGAGTCTACAACATGGGCTTCAACCCACCACAAGTGCAG GGGAAGGATGACATCACTGGCGAGCCACTGATTCAGCATGATGATGACAAGCCAGAAGCCCTGATGGCTAGACTGAGACACTACAAAGATGTGGCCAAGCCTGTCATAGACTTGTACAA GTCACAGGGAGTCCTGCACTCATTCTCCGGTACAGACACTGACAAGATTTGGCCTTATATCAACTCTCTCCTCAGCaccaaaatgcaaatgcagccATCAGAGGCCCACCAAACCCAGACACCATGA
- the ak4 gene encoding adenylate kinase 4, mitochondrial isoform X2, which translates to MAKLFRAAIMGPPGSGKGTISQRIAESFGLKYLSSGHYLRDSIAANTEAGMIVRPYVDRGMLVPDHVMTRLMLPRLEQLNGHSWLLDGFPRTVAQAQALNSLYHIDMVISLNIPYATLSERLSDRWIHPASGRVYNMGFNPPQVQGKDDITGEPLIQHDDDKPEALMARLRHYKDVAKPVIDLYKSQGVLHSFSGTDTDKIWPYINSLLSTKMQMQPSEAHQTQTP; encoded by the exons ATGGCTAAATTATTCCGAGCCGCTATCATGGGTCCTCCAGGATCAGGGAAAGGAACCATATCCCAGAGGATTGCGGAAAGCTTTGGTTTAAAATATCTGTCCAGTGGCCACTACCTACGAGACAGCATAGCAGCTAATACAG AGGCAGGTATGATTGTGAGGCCCTATGTAGATAGAGGCATGCTGGTGCCTGACCATGTGATGACCAGATTGATGCTGcctagactggaacagctgaacGGCCACAGCTGGTTGCTGGACG GCTTTCCTAGGACAGTCGCACAGGCTCAGGCCTTGAACAGTCTGTATCACATCGACATGGTTATCAGTCTCAACATACCGTATGCGACTCTGAGTGAGCGACTGAGTGACCGGTGGATCCATCCAGCCAGTGGCAGAGTCTACAACATGGGCTTCAACCCACCACAAGTGCAG GGGAAGGATGACATCACTGGCGAGCCACTGATTCAGCATGATGATGACAAGCCAGAAGCCCTGATGGCTAGACTGAGACACTACAAAGATGTGGCCAAGCCTGTCATAGACTTGTACAA GTCACAGGGAGTCCTGCACTCATTCTCCGGTACAGACACTGACAAGATTTGGCCTTATATCAACTCTCTCCTCAGCaccaaaatgcaaatgcagccATCAGAGGCCCACCAAACCCAGACACCATGA